A region of the Oscillospiraceae bacterium genome:
TTATCAACCACAGGCACCCGAATCTTTGTCAAAAATCGTTAAATAACATTACAAACAAATTTGTTTTTGGTATATGTCTTTACATATACCCTTTTTATTATGATTCACAAATTATCTTTATGTATTTCTGATTTTTATAAAAAAACAGATATATTAAAAGTTGACCAAGAAATTTACACTTATGGTATTGAATTAATTCTTGGTGATATTTTTAATCTATTTATTCTGTTCATTGTTTCATGCATTTTGAACAGGGTTTTAGAAATGGTTGTATGGGGCGGCATTTTCCTTTTGACAAGACGTTTCGTCGGCGGATTTCATGCATCTACTCATTTGTTATGTATTCTCACCACACAGACCGGTTTCATATCTTCTTATCTCATTTGTGAATTCTTAAATTCTTCATTTTATATTTTGGCAGAAGAGATTGTTGTAGCTATCGGTATATTGGTTATTATTATTTTTGGCCCTATCGGGAGTCCCAAAAAACCTATTAACCCCACTTTTTATAATAAAAAGAGGAGAAATCTATTGTTTTATTTATTTTTCATCACAGAATTATTCTTATTTATAATTGAATTAAGCCCGGACAGTAAACTCCTCTTTTATTCCTTCTTGTCATACTTATTTGTGGTAATTCTAGTCCCAATTGGGTTTATAGATAATAAAATAAGGTGTGGTAATGGTATTGGAGTAATTTCGTCGAATNNNNNNNNNNNNNNNNNNNNNNNNNNNNNNNNNNNNNNNNNNNNNNNNNNNNNNNNNNNNNNNNNNNNNNNNNNNNNNNNNNNNNNNNNNNNNNNNNNNNGTTTATAGATAATAAAATAAGGTGTGGTAATGGTATTGGAGTAATTTCGTCGAATATACAAATGCCAACATGAAGAATTATTATCATCAACATTATGTTATTAAATAGTGCGTATAAAGAAAGAGAAAAAGCATATCTGGAAATAATGGACTATTTAACTTACATTTTAGAAATAACGAATCCATTTGATCTGATGTGGTTGACTTCTTATGAACTTCCAACCTTTATTTTAAATAGAGTAAAAAGAATATATTATTTAACTGATTCAGAAACTGATTTAGTTTTGAATCATATTATACAATGGTGCACGATGGTTGGTTATTATAATGATGATAAGTACACAAAATTGTTCTTTGATTATAACTTGAAAGAGTTAATGCATATTTAATATAGTAGCCCTGAGGTCAACTAGTGGTTATCTAATAAGTAATGTCGGGAGAATTTTTAAGTCATAATGCGTATAAATTATTAGAATCAGGAAGAACGAGTACAGCACATTTAAATAAAACAGAATGACACACAATAAATTGACAGTTTTCAAGTATACAGTCATCCCCGCGCAAAACGACGCGGGGATGACTGTTGTTATGAAGGGAGATTGGCTAATTTTTTTAATTGTTCGGTTGCAAGAGCTTCAAGATCAGGCCTTTCAGCGCAAATTTTAATTCCTTCTTTGGACGCTGCAGCCATATAGCATATATTCTCGAAAAGAGTTACAAGACGTTCGGAATTTTCTATTAACTGATCAGTGGTTAAATTATTTAACGTGTCTTGTAGTTCTTTTCCCATATTATGAAAATGGATTAAGAAGGACATACCGGTGATAAAATCAATGGTTACATTATAATAAAGAGCTAAAACAATAAGAGATTCTATTGGCGGCGCACATTGACCTGTTTCATAGTTGGTATAATTATATAAATTTATTCCGGTCTTGATACTTACTTGTTTACGGGTTTTACCTGCTCTTTTTCGCAAATAGGTAAGGATTTTTCCGATAAAACGAGTTCGCTCCCGATTACCGATAGATACATAGTCATCATTAGTCATTAAATATCACCTCGCCGTTATTATAACAAATTAATTACTAAAATACAATGCATATATAGAGATAAAATGTTTTTAAAACGTTTATCGTGTAGTATATATTAATAAACCATAAATTACCAATACCTTGTAGGAAGAAAAAGGTTGTGGTAAAGTTGAATTGTTCACCGAGGGAAGGTGCGGGTCAGTATTACCCCGCACCTCGATACGGTTACTAGTGCCGTAAAATGGCTTGAATACTGAATTTCCCGCTGCGCTTCTGTAACCCCACGGGTTACCAATGGGCGCAAATAACAACAAATTAATTGCCATAAGGCAATGGAAAGAGGAAACAAATAATATGAGTGATACTATTAGTAAATCATGGTTTTGCGTCTTCAATAACCCTGTGGAACATGGGTATACCGGGGAAGCTGAAGAAGTGGCCAAGAGAATCGTCAATGAGTGGTGTGATGGAAATCCGTCAAGGACATGCGCGGTTGCATTCTGTATATCCGCCGAAGGGCTGCATCATTTGCACTGCGTCTTTGAGGATAAAAAAACAATGCGTTTTTCAATGATTAAAAAGACATTCCCTGAAATGCACATAGAAGCGACAAAGGGAAATCGTGATCAGGCCGAAGACTATATCAATAAGCGCGGCAAATGGGAAGAGAAGGGTGAAAAGATCATCTGCATTGAAAGGCATGGAGAGATCAGCGGAGTTAAAGGTCATCGCAGCGATTTAGACGAAATTGAGGCGTTAATTGACGATGGTTATACGCCGAAGCAGATCATGGCAATGTCATTTCGTTATCGAAAGTATGAAAAAATGATCAAAGATGCGTTCTTTGCAAAACGGGAAAAGGAAACGCCGGTTCAAAGAAAAATCACAACCTATTGGCATGTTGGTGAATCAGGGACAGGAAAGAGCTATACCTATGTTCAGCTTTGTGAGAAATATGGGCAAGAAAATGTCTATATGCTTACCGACTGTGAAAGCGGAGGATTTGACTTATACTGCGCTGAGACATATTTGATTATTGATGAATTTCGCGGACAGATCAAATACAGCGTTTTACTCAACAGCATATTATCCAATTACAAAACACAGGTTCATAGCCGGTATGCGAATATTGTTCCTTTATGGGTTGAAGTTCATATCACCTCTGTGTTCCCGCCTGAAGATGTATATAGGAAAATGGTT
Encoded here:
- a CDS encoding accessory gene regulator B family protein, with amino-acid sequence MIHKLSLCISDFYKKTDILKVDQEIYTYGIELILGDIFNLFILFIVSCILNRVLEMVVWGGIFLLTRRFVGGFHASTHLLCILTTQTGFISSYLICEFLNSSFYILAEEIVVAIGILVIIIFGPIGSPKKPINPTFYNKKRRNLLFYLFFITELFLFIIELSPDSKLLFYSFLSYLFVVILVPIGFIDNKIRCGNGIGVISSN
- a CDS encoding helix-turn-helix transcriptional regulator, which encodes MTNDDYVSIGNRERTRFIGKILTYLRKRAGKTRKQVSIKTGINLYNYTNYETGQCAPPIESLIVLALYYNVTIDFITGMSFLIHFHNMGKELQDTLNNLTTDQLIENSERLVTLFENICYMAAASKEGIKICAERPDLEALATEQLKKLANLPS